One Balaenoptera ricei isolate mBalRic1 chromosome 16, mBalRic1.hap2, whole genome shotgun sequence genomic window carries:
- the HHEX gene encoding hematopoietically-expressed homeobox protein HHEX, producing MQYPHPGPAAAGALGVPLYAPTPLLQPAHPTPFYIEDILGRGPAAPTPTPTLPSPNSSFTSLVSSYRTPVYEPTPIHPAFSHHSAAALAAAYGPGGFGGPLYPFPRSVNDYTHALLRHDPLGKPLLWSPFLQRPLHKRKGGQVRFSNDQTIELEKKFETQKYLSPPERKRLAKMLQLSERQVKTWFQNRRAKWRRLKQENPQSNKKEELESLDNSCDQRQDSEQNKGALDSSQCSPSPVSQEDLESEISEDSDQEVDIEGDKGYFNAG from the exons ATGCAGTACCCGCACCCCGGACCGGCGGCAGCGGGCGCCTTGGGGGTGCCGCTGTACGCGCCCACGCCGCTGCTGCAGCCAGCGCACCCGACGCCGTTCTACATCGAGGACATCCTGGGTCGCGGGCCCGCCGCGCCCACCCCCACGCCCACGCTGCCGTCCCCCAACTCCTCCTTCACCAGCCTCGTGTCCTCCTACCGGACCCCGGTATACGAGCCCACGCCGATCCACCCCGCCTTCTCGCACCACTCCGCCGCCGCGCTGGCCGCCGCCTACGGACCCGGCGGCTTCGGGGGCCCTCTGTACCCCTTCCCGCGGTCGGTGAACGACTACACGCACGCCCTGCTCCGCCACGACCCCCTGG GCAAACCCCTGCTCTGGAGCCCTTTCCTGCAGAGGCCTCTGCATAAAAGGAAAGGCGGCCAGGTGAGGTTCTCCAACGACCAGACCATCGAGCTGGAGAAGAAGTTTGAGACCCAGAAATACCTCTCCCCGCCCGAGAGGAAGCGTCTGGCCAAGATGCTGCAGCTTAGTGAGAGGCAG GTCAAAACCTGGTTTCAGAATCGACGCGCTAAATGGAGAAGACTAAAACAG GAGAACCCtcaaagcaataaaaaagaagaacTGGAAAGTTTGGACAATTCCTGTGACCAGAGGCAAGACAGTGAACAGAATAAAGGTGCTTTGGATAGCTCTCAATGTTCGCCCTCCCCTGTCTCCCAGGAAGACCTTGAATCAGAGATTTCAGAGGATTCTGATCAGGAAGTGGACATCGAGGGTGATAAAGGCTATTTTAATGCTGGATGA